The following proteins are encoded in a genomic region of Natrinema sp. DC36:
- a CDS encoding long-chain fatty acid--CoA ligase: protein MNWRDAEREYEDEVIGETTLARMFEESAERNSNRPAQKYKGGIYERSLTDSVLPAATPGEFRTISYAEMRDIVRTLSAGFRELGVETGDRVGLFANTRMEWAQCDFALLSAGAVITTVYTSSSPDQVEYLLDDPDADGVVVENEELLENVLAVEDELDLEFIVSIDEIDGYDDRDDILTLGDVYASGEETFDLEAYEARIEETELDDLASLIYTSGTTGQPKGVQLTHKNFRSNVNGIRKRFAPRPDKGDDVPTLDEESLAMSYLPLAHVFERTAGHFVLFASGACVAYAESPDTLQEDFSTVSPTTATSVPRVYEKIYDGIREQASESGAKERIFEWATDVGVKYQQADSPGPILTAKQALADKLVFSTVREALGGEIELLISGGGSLSPELCRLYHAMGLPIYEGYGLTETSPVVSTNPTDAVKIGTIGAPLVNVDVTVDETVADQEAFADDPGEVGELLVKGPNVTQGYWDKPGATQGAFTEEGWFRTGDIIHLRPDGYLEFRDRIKQIIVLSTGKNVAPGPLEDAFAASEVVEQAMVVGDGEKFIGALLVPNTAHVREWAEKEGIDLPDDPDAMCDDERVRDHIQQEVDRVNQNFEKHETIKRFELVPQEFTEENDMLTPTMKKKRRVILERFEDRANRIYEDD, encoded by the coding sequence ATGAACTGGCGGGATGCCGAACGAGAGTACGAGGACGAGGTCATCGGGGAGACGACGCTCGCCCGGATGTTCGAGGAATCGGCCGAACGGAATTCGAATCGGCCGGCCCAGAAGTACAAGGGTGGAATCTACGAGCGGTCGCTGACCGACTCGGTCCTGCCCGCCGCCACGCCCGGCGAGTTCCGGACCATCTCCTACGCGGAGATGCGCGATATCGTCCGGACGCTTTCGGCCGGCTTTCGCGAGTTAGGGGTCGAGACGGGGGATCGGGTCGGTCTCTTCGCGAACACCCGGATGGAGTGGGCCCAGTGCGATTTCGCACTGCTCTCCGCCGGCGCGGTCATCACCACCGTCTACACGAGCTCCTCGCCCGATCAGGTCGAGTACCTGCTCGACGATCCCGACGCCGACGGCGTCGTCGTCGAGAACGAGGAGTTGCTCGAGAACGTTCTCGCGGTCGAGGACGAACTCGATCTCGAGTTCATCGTCTCGATTGACGAAATCGACGGCTACGACGACCGCGACGATATCCTCACTCTCGGCGACGTCTACGCCAGCGGAGAGGAGACCTTCGACCTCGAGGCCTACGAGGCGCGAATCGAGGAGACGGAGCTGGACGACCTCGCGAGCCTGATCTACACCAGCGGGACGACGGGCCAGCCCAAGGGAGTGCAGCTGACTCACAAGAACTTCCGGTCGAACGTCAACGGTATCCGGAAACGCTTCGCGCCGCGCCCGGACAAGGGAGACGACGTCCCGACGTTGGACGAGGAGTCGCTGGCGATGTCGTACCTGCCGCTGGCGCACGTCTTCGAGCGGACGGCCGGTCACTTCGTCCTGTTCGCGAGCGGTGCCTGCGTCGCCTACGCCGAGAGTCCGGACACGCTGCAGGAGGACTTCAGTACCGTCAGCCCGACGACGGCGACGAGCGTGCCTCGCGTCTACGAGAAGATCTACGACGGCATCCGCGAGCAGGCCAGCGAGTCGGGCGCGAAAGAGCGGATCTTCGAGTGGGCCACGGACGTCGGCGTCAAGTATCAGCAGGCCGACTCCCCGGGGCCGATCCTGACGGCCAAACAGGCGCTGGCGGACAAACTCGTCTTCTCGACGGTCCGCGAGGCGCTGGGCGGCGAGATCGAACTGCTCATCAGCGGCGGCGGGAGCCTCTCGCCGGAACTCTGTCGGCTCTACCACGCGATGGGACTCCCCATCTACGAGGGGTACGGCCTGACCGAGACCTCGCCGGTCGTCTCGACGAATCCGACGGACGCCGTGAAGATCGGCACGATCGGCGCGCCGCTGGTCAACGTCGACGTGACAGTCGACGAGACCGTCGCCGATCAGGAGGCCTTCGCCGACGACCCCGGCGAGGTCGGCGAACTCCTCGTGAAGGGACCGAACGTTACGCAGGGCTACTGGGACAAGCCCGGCGCGACGCAGGGCGCGTTCACGGAGGAGGGGTGGTTCCGCACCGGCGACATCATCCACCTGCGGCCCGACGGTTACCTCGAGTTCCGCGACCGAATCAAACAGATCATCGTTCTCTCGACGGGGAAGAACGTCGCGCCCGGTCCGCTTGAGGACGCCTTCGCCGCGAGCGAGGTCGTCGAGCAGGCGATGGTCGTCGGTGACGGCGAGAAGTTCATCGGCGCGTTGCTGGTCCCCAACACGGCGCACGTCCGTGAGTGGGCCGAGAAAGAGGGGATCGACCTGCCCGACGATCCCGACGCGATGTGTGACGACGAGCGCGTCCGCGACCACATCCAGCAGGAGGTCGACCGGGTCAACCAGAACTTCGAGAAACACGAGACGATCAAGCGATTCGAACTCGTGCCCCAGGAGTTCACCGAGGAAAACGACATGCTCACCCCGACGATGAAGAAGAAGCGCCGGGTCATCCTCGAGCGGTTCGAGGACCGCGCGAATCGGATCTACGAGGACGACTGA
- a CDS encoding cation:proton antiporter produces the protein MTAGGGGDLLILVAAIVGLGVISQLLSARFRVPSVLFLIASGVAIGPEGLGVLTIGSFGESGLSTIVGLSVAIIVFEGAFHLKISKIKEAPTAVFRLTTIGAAIAFLGTAGAVRFFLEADWDIALLIGALLIATGPTVVTPILKVVPVRDRVAATLETEGIVNDVTAAILAVVLFKSMTIQEINADVYLQLFAERLGTGLLVGVVVAAAVWALLQYVDLSPDNAPQNARLLTLAGAIIAFGAADYVFAEAGVAAAATAGLILGNANLPYEDEIEAFKGDITLLVLSFVFITLAALLEFDQLLALGLGGVAVVAIVMLVLRPLLVFLSARGGRFTFSETLFMSAVGPRGIIPASVATLFAIRLQTEAAPTNPAGADLLVGTVFLVILVTVVLEGGLARQIAEKLDVIPMRVLIIGGGRVGRSLAERLEARGENVVLIEEDLAALEDLRNDGFTARQGDGTDVEVLREAGAENARIVVAATGDDDVNLLVAQLAQSNFDVQTVIARANNPSNASAFEDLGVETISAAESTAWAIDNVIERPALSNWMSELGRSGDVQEVEITDESLVGKTVVDVGSELPGGVLIALVSRNGTNEVPSADVVLQEGDHITLIGRTEAVREAIEQCGTPV, from the coding sequence ATGACGGCGGGTGGCGGCGGCGATCTACTCATACTGGTCGCTGCGATTGTCGGACTCGGCGTCATCTCGCAGCTGCTGTCGGCCCGATTCCGCGTTCCGAGCGTCCTCTTTCTCATCGCGTCCGGGGTCGCGATCGGGCCGGAAGGACTCGGCGTGTTGACCATCGGCTCCTTCGGCGAGAGCGGCCTCTCGACGATCGTCGGGCTCTCGGTCGCCATCATCGTCTTCGAGGGGGCGTTCCACCTCAAGATCAGCAAAATAAAGGAAGCGCCAACGGCCGTGTTTCGGTTGACGACGATCGGGGCAGCGATCGCGTTTCTGGGTACCGCCGGTGCGGTCCGCTTCTTTCTCGAGGCCGACTGGGACATCGCGCTGTTGATCGGCGCGCTGCTGATCGCGACCGGCCCGACGGTCGTCACGCCGATCCTGAAGGTCGTTCCCGTCCGAGACCGGGTCGCGGCGACCCTCGAGACGGAGGGGATCGTCAACGACGTGACGGCGGCGATCCTCGCGGTCGTACTGTTCAAGTCGATGACGATCCAGGAGATCAACGCGGACGTTTATCTGCAACTGTTCGCCGAGCGACTCGGGACGGGGCTGCTCGTCGGCGTCGTCGTCGCGGCTGCCGTCTGGGCCCTCCTCCAGTACGTCGATCTCTCGCCCGACAACGCGCCGCAGAACGCGCGATTGCTCACCCTGGCGGGGGCGATCATCGCCTTCGGCGCGGCCGATTACGTCTTCGCCGAGGCGGGCGTCGCGGCCGCGGCGACGGCCGGGCTGATCCTCGGAAACGCCAATCTCCCCTACGAGGACGAGATCGAGGCGTTCAAGGGCGACATTACGCTGCTCGTCCTCTCGTTCGTCTTCATCACGCTCGCGGCCTTGCTCGAGTTCGATCAGCTGCTCGCACTCGGGCTCGGCGGCGTGGCCGTCGTCGCGATCGTCATGCTCGTCCTGCGGCCGCTCCTGGTCTTCCTCTCGGCACGCGGCGGCCGATTTACGTTCAGCGAGACGCTCTTCATGAGCGCCGTCGGCCCGCGGGGGATCATTCCGGCGTCGGTCGCGACCCTGTTCGCCATCCGGCTGCAGACCGAGGCGGCACCGACGAACCCTGCCGGTGCGGACCTGCTCGTCGGAACCGTCTTCCTCGTTATCCTCGTGACGGTCGTCCTCGAGGGCGGCCTGGCCCGGCAGATCGCGGAGAAACTCGACGTGATACCTATGCGTGTACTCATCATCGGCGGCGGCCGCGTCGGCCGCTCGCTGGCAGAACGACTGGAAGCGCGCGGCGAAAACGTGGTCCTGATCGAGGAGGACCTTGCGGCCCTCGAGGACCTTCGCAACGACGGGTTCACCGCCCGTCAGGGCGACGGGACCGATGTCGAGGTGTTGCGCGAGGCCGGCGCGGAGAACGCTCGGATCGTCGTCGCGGCAACCGGCGACGACGACGTGAACCTCCTCGTGGCACAGCTCGCGCAGTCGAACTTCGACGTTCAGACGGTGATCGCCCGCGCGAACAACCCGTCGAACGCGTCGGCGTTCGAGGATCTCGGCGTCGAGACGATCTCGGCCGCCGAATCGACCGCGTGGGCGATCGACAACGTGATCGAACGGCCCGCGCTCTCGAACTGGATGTCGGAACTCGGTCGCTCCGGGGACGTCCAGGAGGTCGAGATCACCGACGAGTCCCTCGTCGGAAAGACGGTCGTCGATGTCGGCAGCGAACTCCCGGGTGGCGTCCTCATCGCGCTCGTGAGTCGGAACGGGACCAACGAAGTTCCGTCCGCCGATGTCGTACTGCAAGAGGGCGATCACATCACGCTCATCGGCCGGACCGAGGCGGTTCGCGAGGCCATCGAACAGTGCGGAACGCCGGTGTAG
- a CDS encoding EamA family transporter, with translation MVSTAILFALAALLLYGGWAVAGGVATRSLSPVNAVFLSYVASLVIAGGYVLSLRRPITGTRVDVGFALVSGTFLAAGSICFYTGLARGNMAIVSAVAALYFVVPAIVGVFYFDAQLTATNVAGLALAVVAVGLVAT, from the coding sequence ATGGTCAGCACGGCAATTCTGTTCGCACTCGCCGCGTTGCTCCTCTACGGGGGCTGGGCAGTGGCCGGTGGCGTCGCGACCCGATCGCTCTCGCCCGTCAACGCCGTCTTCCTCTCGTACGTCGCGAGTCTCGTCATCGCCGGCGGCTACGTGCTCTCGCTTCGCCGGCCGATCACCGGAACCCGGGTCGACGTCGGCTTCGCGCTCGTCTCCGGCACGTTCCTCGCGGCCGGCTCCATCTGCTTCTACACCGGGCTCGCCCGCGGAAACATGGCCATCGTCTCGGCGGTCGCCGCGCTCTACTTCGTGGTCCCGGCGATCGTCGGCGTCTTCTACTTCGACGCACAGCTCACCGCGACGAACGTGGCCGGGCTGGCGCTCGCGGTGGTCGCTGTCGGACTCGTCGCGACCTGA
- a CDS encoding DUF2391 family protein: MSRPDQPLEETTIDDVYEQLETLEETVDTADERTEVHRTMRLVSRLSHSPTVEKVITGFTRKDKAEAFVGSVIIGLPMLVEDGVASIGAFLATHPALLLVNLVFTAALVVGILYVADFREVQIHNPYFGLIPRRPVWVLLIAFATASGLMTLWGRVSWDEPWVNLCQVSVVFTAMAIGGSLGDILPGEAEHRPSNEA; encoded by the coding sequence ATGTCGCGGCCGGATCAGCCACTCGAGGAGACGACCATCGACGACGTGTACGAGCAACTCGAGACCCTCGAGGAGACGGTCGATACGGCCGACGAACGGACGGAGGTCCACCGGACGATGCGGCTGGTCAGCCGGCTCTCGCACAGTCCGACGGTGGAGAAAGTCATCACCGGATTCACCCGGAAGGACAAGGCCGAGGCGTTCGTGGGCAGCGTCATCATCGGGTTACCGATGCTGGTCGAGGACGGCGTCGCGAGCATCGGCGCGTTCCTCGCGACCCACCCGGCGCTGTTGCTGGTTAACCTCGTGTTTACGGCCGCGCTCGTCGTCGGCATCCTCTACGTCGCCGACTTCCGGGAGGTCCAGATCCACAATCCCTACTTCGGTCTGATCCCGCGCCGGCCCGTCTGGGTGTTGCTGATCGCGTTCGCGACCGCGTCGGGGTTGATGACGCTGTGGGGCCGGGTGTCGTGGGACGAGCCGTGGGTCAACCTCTGTCAGGTGTCGGTCGTCTTCACCGCGATGGCAATCGGCGGCTCGCTGGGCGACATCCTCCCCGGCGAAGCCGAGCACCGGCCGTCGAACGAAGCCTGA